A genomic segment from Bufo bufo chromosome 8, aBufBuf1.1, whole genome shotgun sequence encodes:
- the SLC25A53 gene encoding solute carrier family 25 member 53, whose product MESRDDPRWGSWNSSYFVGAASSFLSTVLTFPIYKTIFRQQLHTLTIRAATCQLSKEGVKHLYRGLTPPLMAKTVQGTLLFGTQGSLQHFFSKGGTPGAKICAFSGCLSGAIEAVLLVPFERIQNILQDGRNNVNFPNTRSIVQELQTYKKRQWLTCGLYRGFTIILVRNMVGSAIFLSCKEPLRDVLTYPGLPIWASSLGSGALNGALTSLALYPLSVIIANMQAEVGNNLPHVRKVALGVWKKCGGRVSMLYRGASLIILRSCITWGVTNSIYDTLSKPLP is encoded by the coding sequence ATGGAAAGCAGAGATGATCCAAGATGGGGCAGCTGGAATAGTAGTTACTTTGTGGGAGCAGCGTCAAGCTTTCTGTCCACTGTTCTAACCTTTCCTATATATAAAACAATTTTTCGACAGCAGCTTCACACATTGACTATCCGAGCTGCCACATGTCAGTTGAGCaaagaaggggttaaacatctCTATCGTGGCCTGACACCACCACTCATGGCAAAAACAGTTCAAGGAACTTTGCTTTTTGGAACCCAAGGAAGTCTCCAACATTTTTTCTCTAAGGGAGGTACACCAGGAGCTAAAATTTGTGCCTTTTCTGGGTGTTTATCTGGAGCAATAGAAGCCGTTCTACTAGTACCATTTGAAAGAATTCAAAACATTCTGCAGGATGGTCGTAATAATGTAAATTTTCCCAACACTCGATCAATAGTTCAAGAACTCCAGACCTACAAAAAAAGACAGTGGCTAACATGTGGATTGTACCGAGGATTCACTATTATACTTGTCAGGAACATGGTAGGAAGTGCCATTTTTCTTTCCTGCAAAGAACCATTGAGAGAtgttttgacttatccaggtctcCCTATCTGGGCCTCTTCTCTGGGCTCTGGAGCACTCAATGGTGCCCTTACCTCACTTGCACTTTATCCGTTGAGTGTTATAATTGCAAATATGCAGGCAGAAGTGGGAAACAACTTACCTCATGTAAGAAAAGTCGCATTAGGAGTATGGAAGAAATGCGGAGGAAGAGTATCAATGCTGTACAGAGGCGCATCTCTTATTATCCTACGATCTTGCATTACTTGGGGGGTTACAAACTCAATTTACGACACTTTGAGCAAACCACTTCCATAA